A window of Blattabacterium cuenoti contains these coding sequences:
- a CDS encoding aminotransferase class V-fold PLP-dependent enzyme, whose translation MLSQKEIQTIRDQFPILKTKIDSHSLVYIDNAATTQKPIKVIKTANEFYIHHNSNIHRGVHFLSRKATDKVEFVRKQIQNMINAKSASEIIFTKGATESINLIAYSIEIFLEKGDEIIISSMEHHSNIIPWKILCDRKQAILKIIPINKNGLLELEYFDSIISYKTKLVSITHLSNVLGIINPVKYIIKKSHQYGSMVLIDGAQVPSNFNIDVQDLNVDFYVFSAHKMYGPTGIGVLYGKKNILDKIPPYQSGGEMIKYVSFQQCHYSDLPFKFEAGTPNIEGIIVWGSAIDFVQEIGIENIQLYKKELLIYAIKRLNSIDGIHLYGGGMNNIDVKSSMISFNLDRLHYFDVGIILDKLGIAVRTGTLCAQPLMNFFNVEGMIRVSFSIYNTFQEVDYLYECIIKAQNMLFKSIGL comes from the coding sequence ATGTTGTCACAAAAAGAAATTCAAACTATTAGAGATCAATTTCCTATTTTAAAAACTAAAATTGATTCCCATTCTTTAGTATATATAGATAATGCTGCTACTACTCAAAAACCAATAAAAGTTATTAAAACAGCAAATGAATTTTATATACACCACAATTCTAATATTCATAGAGGTGTACATTTTTTAAGTAGAAAAGCTACAGATAAAGTAGAATTTGTTAGAAAACAAATACAAAACATGATTAATGCTAAATCTGCTTCAGAAATTATTTTTACAAAAGGAGCAACAGAATCTATTAATTTAATTGCTTACAGTATTGAAATATTTCTTGAAAAAGGAGATGAAATAATTATTTCATCTATGGAACATCATTCTAATATTATTCCATGGAAAATTCTTTGTGATAGAAAACAAGCAATATTAAAAATTATTCCAATTAATAAAAATGGATTATTAGAATTAGAATATTTTGACTCTATTATCTCATATAAAACTAAATTAGTTTCCATAACTCATTTATCTAATGTATTAGGAATTATAAATCCAGTAAAATATATTATAAAAAAATCTCATCAATATGGATCAATGGTGTTAATTGATGGAGCACAAGTTCCATCTAATTTTAATATAGATGTACAAGATTTGAATGTAGATTTTTATGTATTTTCTGCACATAAAATGTATGGACCTACTGGAATAGGAGTTTTATATGGTAAAAAAAATATTTTAGATAAAATACCTCCTTATCAATCAGGAGGAGAAATGATTAAATATGTAAGTTTTCAACAATGTCATTATTCAGATTTACCGTTTAAATTTGAAGCTGGAACTCCAAATATAGAAGGAATTATTGTTTGGGGTAGCGCTATTGATTTTGTTCAAGAAATTGGAATCGAAAATATTCAGTTATATAAAAAAGAACTTTTAATTTATGCAATAAAACGTTTAAATTCTATAGATGGAATTCATTTATATGGAGGTGGTATGAATAATATTGATGTTAAATCTAGTATGATTTCTTTTAATTTAGATAGATTACATTATTTTGATGTTGGTATTATTTTAGATAAATTAGGAATTGCAGTTAGAACGGGAACTTTATGTGCACAACCATTAATGAATTTTTTTAATGTAGAAGGTATGATTCGTGTTAGTTTTTCTATATATAATACTTTTCAAGAAGTAGATTATCTTTATGAATGTATTATAAAAGCACAAAATATGCTATTTAAATCAATTGGATTATGA